The Aphanothece sacrum FPU1 nucleotide sequence GATTTGAGTTAATATCTATGGATTCTTCTATTATACAATAGTAACTGACAAATAAACATTTAATTATTTTTAAGGTGATCGCTTGAATATTACCTGTTCCTATTTTCTAATCGACAAACAGTCATAATTCAAATCCTAATGCTTTCTTTTTCATTAACTGAAAAATGTTATAAAATCCATTAGCACGAGAAGGAGTCAAACTAACTTGTAAGCCAGTTTCTTCGATAAAATCAGGAGTAACCTGTAAAATTTCTTCAGTAGTTAAACCGTTTAATCCCTCAATTAATAAAGCAACTAAACCTTTAACTAATTGAGCATCTGAATCACCTTGATACCAAATTTTACCATCTTTTAATTCCGCAGTAATATATACTTGAGAGACACAACCTTGTACTTTATTTTCAGTAATTTTTCCCTCTTCTGGCATGGGGTCTAATTTTTTAGCATACCAAAGTAATTGTTCATACTTCTTTTTAGGGTCAGATCTTTTTTTGAATTTCTCAACAATTTGTTCTAGGTTGGCCGGTAATGTAGAGTTAGATGATGACATAATTCAGACTTTCACAAAAACTAATAACATCAAGAACTGATCAGACTAATCTTTGATTGACTAGCATAATCTATTCTTCTCACCTTATAATAATAGCAAAAAATCAACCGAATATCAAATATTAATTTGATTGATTATTTCTTATAAACATTAAAACATCATAAATTTATCAAGCTATTGTTAAATTAGAACATATCATTATCATAAAAATAAGAATATTGGCAATATATTGATTAATATTAGTAATAAATCAAACCTTCTGAATAAAAAGTCAACCAATGTAGAGGCTTAATTTTATTAAACCTTACTCACTGAATAACTATAATAACTGGAGAAAAAAATGAAATTTGTTGATGAATATAGAGATGGTAATCTAGCCCAACAATACGCCCAAAAAATCGCCCAAATTACCAGCCAACCTTGGAAGATCATGGAGATTTGTGGCGGACAGACCCATTCTATTGTTAAATATGGCATAGATGCCTTGTTACCCAAAGAAATCACTCTCATTCATGGTCCAGGTTGTCCCGTATGTGTCACTCCCATAGAATTAATAGATAGTGCCTTAAAAATTGCCAGTTTACCTAATGTTATTTTTTGTTCTTTTGGGGATATGTTAAGAGTACCTGGAAGCGAAAAAGATTTACTAACAATTAAAGCCGCAGGAGGAGATATTCGTATTGTTTATTCTCCCTTAGATAGCCTAAAAATTGCTCAAGAAAACCCCAATAAACAAGTAGTTTTCTTTGCCGTGGGATTTGAAACTACTGCACCGGCAACCGCTATGACAGTATATCAAGCGTCACAAGTAAACCTTGACAATTTTACCCTATTAGTATCTCACGTATTAGTTCCCCCGGCCATGGAAGCCATTTTATCAGCCCCCAACTGTCAAGTACAAGGATTTTTAGCGGCCGGTCATGTGTGTACCGTCATGGGCTACAGTGATTATGAACCCCTAGCCCAAAAATACAGTGTTCCCTTGATTGTGACAGGATTTGAACCCATTGACATTTTGCAAGGGATTTACCTGTGTCTGCAACAACTAGAATCAGGACAAACCACCTGCGAAAATCAATATATTCGCTCGGTACAACCTCAAGGAAATATATTAGCCCAACAACTAATACAAGATATTTTTGAAATTGTTCCCCGTACCTGGAGAGGCATTGGCGAGATTGAGAGAAGTGGATTAGGATTAGCCCCAAAATATGCAAAATATGATGCCATAGAAAGATTTAAAGAGGAATTAGCCCCCATGGCCCCCTCATCAGTCCCCGAAATATGTATCAGTGGAGAAATCATGCAAGGGTACAAAAAACCTCATGATTGTCCGGCTTTTGGTGGAGAGTGTACCCCAGAACATCCATTAGGGGCCCCTATGGTATCCTCTGAAGGAGCTTGTGCTGCTTACTATCGCTATCGCCATTATGAGGTTGGGGTTTAGGTGTTGGGTAAAATGCCCCAAAACCCTTAAGCTGAGAGCCTTCCGTACCCCCTACTCCCTACCCCCTAACCCCTTCTTCCTGAAAGCAAATGTTAAAAAGTATTAAGAAACAATAGCGAATGTCAACGCAATGCCTCAAAATAATTGGGTCAGGTTGCTAAACAACCCGTTAAGTTGAAGACACCCAATAGAACACCCTTTTGGTGTAAAATAACAACTTAACAGCATCTAAATTTCTTTTTTTGGGAGGAATCCATCAATGAGTATCGTCACGAAATCAATCGTGAATGCTGATGCGGAAGCTCGCTACCTCAGCCCCGGCGAACTTGATAGAATCAAAGCCTTCGTTACTGGCGGTTCTAGTCGTTTACGCATTGCTGAAACCCTAACTGGTGCGCGCGAAAGTATTGTTAAACAAGCTGGCGATCGCCTATTCCAGAAACGTCCTGATGTGGTTTCCCCTGGTGGAAATGCTTACGGCGAAGATATGACAGCGACTTGTCTACGGGATATGGATTACTACCTACGCCTTGTTACCTATGGAGTAGTAGCAGGTGATGTTACCCCCATCCAAGAAATCGGCTTAGTTGGCGCACGGGAAATGTACAAATCCCTAGGAACTGATGTAGGCGCAGTTGCTCAAAGCGTCCGTGAAATGAAAGAAGTAGCAACAGGCATGATGTCTGCTGATGATGCGGCTGAAGCTGGATCTTACTTCGACTATGTTATCGGTGCTATGAGCTAAGACGAGTATTCCTAATGACTCGTTGAGTATAAGCTTTTCTGTATTATTCGTAAGATCTTTCAAGACTAGGCAAGATTAAGGAAACACAATCATGCAAGACGCAATTACCTCTGTTATCAATTCCGCCGACGTTCAAGGCAAATACCTTGATGGTTCTGCTATAGACAAACTCAAAGGCTATTTCGCCACTGGTGAACTCCGTGTTCGCGCTGCTGGTGTAATTAGTGCTAACGCAGCAGCGATTGTTAAAGAAGCTGTAGCTAAATCTTTGTTGTACTCTGATGTCACCCGTCCCGGTGGCAATATGTACACCACCCGTCGCTACGCTGCTTGTATTCGTGACCTCGACTACTACCTACGCTATGCTACCTATGCTATGTTAGCTGGCGATCCTTCCATCCTTGATGAGCGTGTTCTCAACGGATTAAAAGAAACCTATAATTCTTTAGGCGTTCCAGTTTCTAGCACTGTTCAAGCAATCAATGCTATGAAAGAAGTTACCGCTAGTTTAGTCGGTGCTGCTGCTGGAAAAGAAATGGGTGTCTATTTTGACTACATTTGCTCTGGCTTAAGCTAGGACTAATGACCTAAACAACTAATTAAGGGTTGTTGATGAGAGGTGCGGGAAGTCTAGAGTGAGTGCTAGGTGGTTAAAGGCTTGGTCTTTGTTGGTAAAGATGAGTTTTGACGAACTAGTATTGACTCATGACTCCCGACCTTTGCCATATCTACAATTTGTGTAATTAAAAAAGATAACCTTACGGATAGTAAGGATAATGTCAATAAATTTCGGAGAACTCAACCTATGCGGATGTTTAAAGTCACAGCTTGCGTACCGAGTCAAACAAGAATTCGGACTCAACGAGAATTACAAAATACATATTTCACTAAGTTAGTTCCTTACGATAACTGGTTTCAGGAACAACAACGGATCATGAAAATGGGCGGTAAAATTGTCAAAGTACAATTAGCAACTGGCAAACCGGGAACCAATGCAGGCTTACTATAGCCATAAGAACTGATGAATGTTTAACTCAGGCAAAAAGAGGTCAATGGGGGCCTCTTTTTGTTGATGAATAAAATTTTCTCCTGTGATGATAATAAATGAGAAAGATTTGGGAATACTAATAAAAAATAGCCTATCCTTACCGAGTTAGCTATCTCATGGTATTATCTAACGATTCGAGTCACTCCTTATCATCCTTTGGCAATCAACTGATTCAATCAGGTTATATCACGCTGCCTCGAATGCAGCAAGCTTGGGTTGAATCACACCAATCGGGTCGTCCTTTACTCGAAACTCTGCAACAAATTACTGGCAAACCTCTTCCCTCAAGCTTACTAGAGGAATACAAACAACAACATTTATTTACTCTAAAAGTTTTTCATGGAATTGAGTTTATTGATCTAGGAAGTGAATCTATTGATCCTGAGCAAATAGACTATTTAATTAAATCCTTTATTCCTGTTGATATTTGTTATCGTTATCAATTAATACCCCTAAAAACTGCTCAAGAAACGACGGATTCTTTATTAGTGGCGATGGTTAATCCTAGTCATGAGGAAGCCCAAGAAAAGGTAACAGAGATATTATCTAGCCACAATATGACATGGCAGCGAGTGGGAATTATCTTAGAAGATTTTGAACAGTTAATTGAGCCATACGTCCCTGAAAAGCCAGTTTCTCAAAAGTGCGTCGAAAGGAATCACGATAGGACTATTGTTGATCTTACAGAAGTCTTGGAAGATACGGCCCCTCCTATTCCTAAATCGTCACCCGAAGAATTATCTAAGCTCAATGAAGCTCAAGCAACGCCCGTAGTCACCTTGGTCAATAAACTCTTAGCCAAAGCGGTAGAAGGAAAAGCCACAGCTATTCACCTTGAACCGGAAGAAAATTTCCTGAGTATCCGTTGTCGTCAGGGGGAAACTTTGCAACCACTGATTGATCCTTTGCCGAAAAAGGTAGCCGGGCCAATTATATCTCGCTTAAAACTGATGGCAGAGTTAGATATTAACGAAGATACCATTGCCCAAAAAGGTCGCATTCGTAAAAGCGGTGGCGGGCGTACTATTTACTTTTTTGTTGAAACTTTCCCCACTTTCTACGGGGAAAAGGTTATTGTTCGCGTTTTAGATAGTGCTATTAAGCCTCTAAGTTTGTTGGAGTTAATGCCTGATGTATCAGTCAGAATGGCTTTTGAGGATATGGCCCGTCTCTGCGAAGGGTTATTATTAGTTACGGGAGCAACTTCTAAAAATTTAGTTTCTCTGCTCTATGGTCTTTTGTCTGAGCAAAATCCACAGGAAAGGAAGATAGGGACGGTAGAAGAATCTTTGCGCCATATTCTCCCTGGAATTAATCAAATAGAGGTAGATTCTCATGAACCAACCGATTATTTACCCATTTTGCAATCTTTCGAGCAAGAAGATCTCGATGTGGTGATGGTTGATAGTTTATCAGATGCTTCTGTTGTGGAAACGGTGGTAGAGAGAACTTCTCGAAATTGTCTGATTCTTGCTAGTTTAGAGGCTTCTGATGGAGCTAGTGCGATCGCCCATTTGAGTCAACAGGTTTCTCCTGCACTGTTAGCTGATAGTTTGATCGGGGTTGTTCATGAACATACTTTGCGTCGTCTTTGTCCCACTTGTCGTAGCATTTATGAGCCTAGTTTAGCAAATTTAACTAGATTTGCCATTCCTGAAACCGAGAAAAACTCAATTTATCAGGCCCGTTGTTTAAATGAGGAAGCAGTTGAACAAGCAAGACTTAAAGGACGACTTTGCCGACAATGCAATGGTCAGGGTTATCATGGATATGTTAAGCTTTATGAAGTTATTGAAATAACACCTTCCCTTAAACAGGCGATGCTTTCGCATTCGCGCAGTGAGACAGGGCAAGAAGTAGATAGAGAAACTTCCTTGCAAGAGGCTATCTTACAAAGTCATAAAATATCTCCTATTTCGGCGGGACTTGAATTAGTGTATCAGGGGCAAACCAGTTTAGAAGAATTAGTTCAATTTTTGCCTAATCACTCACAAGAAACGATGGTTAATGATGATTTTACTCTGTTACCTGTGTATGTTACTCGAAGACTCGAAGCCTTAGAAAAACTTTTATTGGCCGTGACTCAAGAGTTTTACCAACTTAAAGAGGCACTGCAACCGATTACTATCTCTAATGAGGAGAAAAAACCTATTGCTTCTCTACTTGATGAACCGTCATTTGAAGAGGATAAAAGATGGGAGGAGTTTGACAAAGATTTCGATGGTACTCAAGAAACAATTACGGGAGAATTTTTCTGTTATGAGGAGTTAAGTGATCCCGGAGAATGGGATGAACTTAAACGAGAATTAGAACCAGATAAAGAAACAATTGCGATTAATTTTCCTCAAGCTCATATTTCGGAAAATGTTGATTTTTTTAATCCTTTTAATTCGGTTCCTGATCCTTGGTAATTAGAAATAGAATCAGATGGGATCTCCTGTATCTGTGGTGATAAGTAAAGCTTATAATTCGTAGGCTGGGTTAGCCTGCATTATTCATGAACTGCCAAAACCCTGATTATGAGGGCATCTCAAAAAACAGACTGTTTTTTAGCTAGATCGCTAAATTTTGCTCCTACCAAGGCTTTTGAGGATTTTCCGAAATTTTCATGAATAATGCAGGTTAGACGCGGCTATGATTTTGATCGGAAAACTTATAACTTATAACACAAGAATTAATGGCACTTAGTCTCCATAAAAACCCTTATTATCAGTGAGAATAAAACGCTATAAAGCTGATCAGGACGACAATATAACATTTGTTGTCGCCCCGTCAGATAAAAAACTCATACTTCAAGTAAGAAAAGAATAAAAAAACACTCCGATTATTCTTATCATAAAGATAGTATTTTTGGGTTTATGGAAGCAGTTCCACTAAGAAAATAGTATCGTCAAGAACAGGATCTGTCTCTTGTGTAATTACCTGTGTAACCTTGCCGTTGACAATCTCAGGACTAATAACTTGTTTACTAAGTTCAGCAAAATAAACAACTTGGTTATCAGCTAGTTTAAGATTGTTTCCCGTACTATCTAATAGACCCTTACCTTGTAGTATGGTTTTTGCCGTTGCTAGAGCAGTTGTGTCTTTAATAATAGATGATAGGGATTCTCCATTAGTACCGTAGACGATTTCCCGTTGAGTCTTATTAATGTCACCAGTTGTTATCTCTAAATATCCAGTAGGATCACAACCAGAAGTATTATCTTCACTAACGGTAAATTTAACAATCGTAGTGGGTATCATCGGCAGAGCGGTAGTGCCTCCGTCTTTATAGGCTGTCGGGGAATTTCCTAAATCCATTGTCTGTACACTGGTAACTTTAACATCTTCTTTTCCACTTACTCCTGGTTGACAGGGTAAATTAGTACTTAAAATGGTAATTTTTAGATTACCTTTTTCATTGGGATAAAGCCCACCAGGAAGAAGGGAGTAGTCAGGAAACTTGAGTCCAACTGCACCGTCGGCACGTGATCGGGCAAAAACTTGAGTAACGACATCGTAGTTAAATTTACTCCGATAGCGAGACTGTTCAATCTTAGAAGCCATCTTATCCATTTGCTGTTGGTTAGAAGTAGTAGCTTGGGTATGTACTTCAGCTAACTGTCCATCGTCTCTGACACAAATAAAAAACCCTTTAACATCTGCGTCTGACTGAGGAATACGATACCAGTTTTTAGTAGCATCAGTTGATTTAGTGTCAGAGGTTTTCAAAACTGAATTTTTGCACTTTTTCTTATTTGAATCAACGGTTTGAGCTACCATATCAATCAGAACATTGCCTTTCCAATCTCCTGGTTCCTTGTTGGAAGAATAAGTACCAGTGCTGAGTAACCCAGGCCCCCAACGACGAATCACAAGAGGGCCACGCCAAGGACTTGCAGAGGTTTCTATATAATAAATAACCCGTTCAGCAATTCCTGGAATTTTGAGGACGAGAATAGGTTGTCTGGAGTCACCGGTTTGATACTTAAAACTAGGAGCGATCGTGTCAAGTCCTGTTTTATCTATTGCACCTGTACTGGTCATTATATTGTCATTTTCAATCATAGAAGCGTTACGAATTTCTTCTGAGATAAATGCTCCTGCACGGTTACTATCATATTGCATCTCTCCGGTAGCATTGGCCATTTTATTTTCTCGTAAAATGGTTACTAAACCAAATCCGGCTGCTCCTACTACGACTAAAGTTAGGGCAGCCGCTATCATTAATTCCGCTAGAGTCCAACCAGCAGAACGACGTTTTTTTTGTAACAGTTGTAAGTAAATTTTAAGCATAATTTTGTCCTTTTTTTATGAATTAGTTGTACAATTGTCGGCTGTAACAGAAGAAGTGGTATCACCCTTATAAACACCTCTCCTCATAATTCCTAAGCCATCACTAATGACTAAACATTGTTTTTCCCCTTTACCTTTTTCCGTTTGAATGACAATAGTTCCTGAATCAGCTAGGGTAGTATTCCCTTTATAAGAAAAGGAAACAGTGCTAGGTGTAAGATTATGTTTCATCACCACACCTGTGGGAAGTTGCTTATTAGTAGACGCTAAACAACCCGCATCTTGAGGAACACTATCAATGGTGGGAGGAGTAACGGAATTATCAAATTTAATTGTGCATTTTTGACCTCGACGAATAGCTTGTCCTTGAGCATCCTGTAAGGCACTATAAACCTGATCTACAGCTTGTTTTACCCTGTTTCCTTGTAACATTCCCATCATGCTAGGAGTAGCAATACCTGCTAAAATTCCAGCAATAACGGTAACAATAGAAATTTCAAATAAGGTCATGCCACAGTTAGGCTTCTTATTTGCATTCGTTAACAGCAGCAGGTATAAATTCTGTATAATTTTCCGCAATAATTGAGGTTTTTCCTTCGATATCATCGGCCAATAGATCTTTGTCCACATCGGTTTGTTTTGTGTTGGTTGAAACATAGGGTTCTCCTATTCGATAGGTAATTTGGACTACGTCATAGTTCCTTCCGTTATAGTTGTCAGTCGTGGCAATACGAACAAGACGATAGTTTTTATTAAGTAACTGACGTTCGCCAACAACTTGTACTGTGACTTTTTTTGCCGTTGTGGTGCCATAGTAGTTTACGTTAACCCAGTCGGCTGTTTTATCACTTTTAAATACCGTATTGCCATTACTGTCAACTTTATAAGTTTGTAAGGAAATTCCATCAGTAAAAGATGTTGAGTAGGTGGTATTATTTAAAGCCGTAATTAGTTTGCCACCAAATTTATTAGTTGCATTAGCAGTAGTGGGCATAAGGTAACATATACTTTTAGTCACACCTAAGTTACTAAGTGTTGCATTAGAGGCAACTGCTTGAACCATTTCCACATCTTCTTGAACCCAAAAATTGGCTTGAGATTCCCTTTCCGCTTTGACTTGCAAAATGGCATTGATCGCCATTGCTTGTAGGGTTCCCATAATAAAGGCAGAAGTTACCAAAATTGATACTAAGACTTCAAATAAACTGAAACCTTCGTTTTTCTTCGCTGATTTTTTAAGTAAAAAAAGCCATACTTTCAACATAAAAATTCCTTTTTACCTCTTTATTTCTCAAGTATGAAGGGATCAGATCACCTCTGTCTGTGAGTTGGGTCAGGGGTTTTGTGTGATCGAAATCACATTAAGGGCATTGAGATAGATAGATTATTTACACTTGTCTGGTTCGCTGCCAAACTCGCAAGTAGCATAGCTAGAGGGCGAACTAAGGGTTACGTCGGGCATTCCTTTGGGGATACCAACACCGAGTTCTGTCCATTTACCCGTTTGTGCCACTAAAGACCCACTTTGACTATTGGATGAGCATTGATTAGTCTTATTCCACGTTTTCACCCAAATTGTTCCCTTGACACCTCCTTTACCACTGCCACCACCATTAACTCCCGCGTCATAACCAGGGGCAAATATGAAGCCCTCAAATTGATTATTCCCGTTTAAGCAAATGTTACCCGTCCCAGCACGACCAAAAAGCTGGAAATCTGTTGCTTTACACAGATCAGCACTTTTACCTGTGCAACTATGACTGACATCACCCCCTTTCTCTAAATTGCCTGTAAGGTGAAAAATAACTTTCTGACGTTTGTTATCATCGCTGACAGTATTAACAGTTGCAGTACCCGTAATAGAGGTGATCTCATACTCATAAACACAAATGGTTGTGCCATTGACGGTTTCTGTTTTTGTGGGTAAATCCCCTAATCCGGGAAATACCTCCCCTGTGCTATCATTTTTTCCGCAGGTCGTACCACCGATAGTTGGGGCGGTAGTTCCTGTTGTACCAGTTCCTGTAGTTCCGGTAGTTCCGGTAGTTCCTGTAGTTCCGGTAGTTCCTGTAGTTCCGGTAGTTCCTGTAATTCCTGTAGTTCCTGTAGTTCCTGTAGTTCCATTGCCACTATTGCCATTTCTGGCAGCTAGAACAACATCTCCGAAAATACTTTTAACCGCTTGGTCTACAAACCGATCCATAATACGAGCAATGGTTGAAAAAGCACTGTTATTAGAGTTACTGGTCTTATTACCATTACCATTACCATTACCACTACCATTACCACTACCATTACCACTACCACCAACCGTAATCCCTCTTTGATCAGCAAATTTGGTATCAGTCATGAAACCAGCCGTTATGGCAGGTAAATCAGGAAAATCATAGGCGACAATAAGGGGTTCTTTAAAAGTAGTTCCACTGGGGATATCTCCATCACTGATGGCTTTGGTTGTTCCTGCAACTACATTAGCTTTAATCTCAGTCATGGCGGTATCAATTTGCGTTTGAGTCTTCCCACCAAGATCACAATCACTCAGCCAAATATTGGCCGCAAATAAGTTTTTATTTCCGCCAGATTTTTCCGTATCTCCTTGTTTAATCCATAATCCCGGAACATCACTATCATCTAACTGATTTTTATTTACAGGGATTTCTACTACTACCTGACTCGGAGCTTCTTTAATATTATTGGTGTTACCCGTCGTATTAGCAACCCCTTGCACTATTAATTTACCCAGTCCTGGAATTTGATTAGGTTTAGTGTAACTAATCATTGTATATTCGCCTTGGGTGGGATCATCAGGATTAATCTGTTGCGGGGTCTTATTAGCAAAGGAAATAATGCGATCTTGTGTGGCTGTTTTTGCCGTATCTACCGCAGTTGCATCACCTGCATTTTGAATTTCACAACTACTATTACTTGCTGTCTGAAAGTCTTTGCCAATGTCTTCGGCGGTATCTTTAACATTAAGCCAATCAACACTATTATATTCAGCTAAGAATTTATTTTGACTCAATAGTTGTTGAATTTGGGTAACAGCAACTCCGGCGGTACTTACCCCTTGTGCTTTGGCTTTTTGGGCTAAAACTTTTGTTTGTTGGCTTTGGCCTCTAATCATCATTGCGACACCAGTTACCGCCATAACTAAACCAATGGTTAAACAGAAAGCTAAGGCAAATCCTTTAGGACTGCGTTGAGAGATACGAGTGAGATAAATAAGAGTCAGTTTGTATGGATTATTCATGGGTCAAT carries:
- a CDS encoding SufE family protein, whose protein sequence is MSSSNSTLPANLEQIVEKFKKRSDPKKKYEQLLWYAKKLDPMPEEGKITENKVQGCVSQVYITAELKDGKIWYQGDSDAQLVKGLVALLIEGLNGLTTEEILQVTPDFIEETGLQVSLTPSRANGFYNIFQLMKKKALGFEL
- the hypD gene encoding hydrogenase formation protein HypD encodes the protein MKFVDEYRDGNLAQQYAQKIAQITSQPWKIMEICGGQTHSIVKYGIDALLPKEITLIHGPGCPVCVTPIELIDSALKIASLPNVIFCSFGDMLRVPGSEKDLLTIKAAGGDIRIVYSPLDSLKIAQENPNKQVVFFAVGFETTAPATAMTVYQASQVNLDNFTLLVSHVLVPPAMEAILSAPNCQVQGFLAAGHVCTVMGYSDYEPLAQKYSVPLIVTGFEPIDILQGIYLCLQQLESGQTTCENQYIRSVQPQGNILAQQLIQDIFEIVPRTWRGIGEIERSGLGLAPKYAKYDAIERFKEELAPMAPSSVPEICISGEIMQGYKKPHDCPAFGGECTPEHPLGAPMVSSEGACAAYYRYRHYEVGV
- a CDS encoding allophycocyanin; this encodes MSIVTKSIVNADAEARYLSPGELDRIKAFVTGGSSRLRIAETLTGARESIVKQAGDRLFQKRPDVVSPGGNAYGEDMTATCLRDMDYYLRLVTYGVVAGDVTPIQEIGLVGAREMYKSLGTDVGAVAQSVREMKEVATGMMSADDAAEAGSYFDYVIGAMS
- the apcB gene encoding allophycocyanin subunit beta, with amino-acid sequence MQDAITSVINSADVQGKYLDGSAIDKLKGYFATGELRVRAAGVISANAAAIVKEAVAKSLLYSDVTRPGGNMYTTRRYAACIRDLDYYLRYATYAMLAGDPSILDERVLNGLKETYNSLGVPVSSTVQAINAMKEVTASLVGAAAGKEMGVYFDYICSGLS
- a CDS encoding phycobilisome linker polypeptide, translated to MRMFKVTACVPSQTRIRTQRELQNTYFTKLVPYDNWFQEQQRIMKMGGKIVKVQLATGKPGTNAGLL
- a CDS encoding GspE/PulE family protein — its product is MVLSNDSSHSLSSFGNQLIQSGYITLPRMQQAWVESHQSGRPLLETLQQITGKPLPSSLLEEYKQQHLFTLKVFHGIEFIDLGSESIDPEQIDYLIKSFIPVDICYRYQLIPLKTAQETTDSLLVAMVNPSHEEAQEKVTEILSSHNMTWQRVGIILEDFEQLIEPYVPEKPVSQKCVERNHDRTIVDLTEVLEDTAPPIPKSSPEELSKLNEAQATPVVTLVNKLLAKAVEGKATAIHLEPEENFLSIRCRQGETLQPLIDPLPKKVAGPIISRLKLMAELDINEDTIAQKGRIRKSGGGRTIYFFVETFPTFYGEKVIVRVLDSAIKPLSLLELMPDVSVRMAFEDMARLCEGLLLVTGATSKNLVSLLYGLLSEQNPQERKIGTVEESLRHILPGINQIEVDSHEPTDYLPILQSFEQEDLDVVMVDSLSDASVVETVVERTSRNCLILASLEASDGASAIAHLSQQVSPALLADSLIGVVHEHTLRRLCPTCRSIYEPSLANLTRFAIPETEKNSIYQARCLNEEAVEQARLKGRLCRQCNGQGYHGYVKLYEVIEITPSLKQAMLSHSRSETGQEVDRETSLQEAILQSHKISPISAGLELVYQGQTSLEELVQFLPNHSQETMVNDDFTLLPVYVTRRLEALEKLLLAVTQEFYQLKEALQPITISNEEKKPIASLLDEPSFEEDKRWEEFDKDFDGTQETITGEFFCYEELSDPGEWDELKRELEPDKETIAINFPQAHISENVDFFNPFNSVPDPW
- a CDS encoding pilus assembly FimT family protein; amino-acid sequence: MLKIYLQLLQKKRRSAGWTLAELMIAAALTLVVVGAAGFGLVTILRENKMANATGEMQYDSNRAGAFISEEIRNASMIENDNIMTSTGAIDKTGLDTIAPSFKYQTGDSRQPILVLKIPGIAERVIYYIETSASPWRGPLVIRRWGPGLLSTGTYSSNKEPGDWKGNVLIDMVAQTVDSNKKKCKNSVLKTSDTKSTDATKNWYRIPQSDADVKGFFICVRDDGQLAEVHTQATTSNQQQMDKMASKIEQSRYRSKFNYDVVTQVFARSRADGAVGLKFPDYSLLPGGLYPNEKGNLKITILSTNLPCQPGVSGKEDVKVTSVQTMDLGNSPTAYKDGGTTALPMIPTTIVKFTVSEDNTSGCDPTGYLEITTGDINKTQREIVYGTNGESLSSIIKDTTALATAKTILQGKGLLDSTGNNLKLADNQVVYFAELSKQVISPEIVNGKVTQVITQETDPVLDDTIFLVELLP
- a CDS encoding pilus assembly FimT family protein codes for the protein MTLFEISIVTVIAGILAGIATPSMMGMLQGNRVKQAVDQVYSALQDAQGQAIRRGQKCTIKFDNSVTPPTIDSVPQDAGCLASTNKQLPTGVVMKHNLTPSTVSFSYKGNTTLADSGTIVIQTEKGKGEKQCLVISDGLGIMRRGVYKGDTTSSVTADNCTTNS
- a CDS encoding type IV pilus modification PilV family protein, producing the protein MLKVWLFLLKKSAKKNEGFSLFEVLVSILVTSAFIMGTLQAMAINAILQVKAERESQANFWVQEDVEMVQAVASNATLSNLGVTKSICYLMPTTANATNKFGGKLITALNNTTYSTSFTDGISLQTYKVDSNGNTVFKSDKTADWVNVNYYGTTTAKKVTVQVVGERQLLNKNYRLVRIATTDNYNGRNYDVVQITYRIGEPYVSTNTKQTDVDKDLLADDIEGKTSIIAENYTEFIPAAVNECK